A window from Gallus gallus isolate bGalGal1 chromosome 7, bGalGal1.mat.broiler.GRCg7b, whole genome shotgun sequence encodes these proteins:
- the LOC121111305 gene encoding scavenger receptor cysteine-rich type 1 protein M130-like — protein sequence MGTWGTLCASRWDLSDAHVLCRHLGCGFAETVPKGGHFGRGTGPVWSDSFHCDGSEAHLDQCPVAVLGASLCSHENDAAVICSGLARPMSLRLVGGGSRCDGRLEIFWHGTWGRVLDDHWDLEEARVVCRQLHCGEVEAAYIPPRAQRGMGPVWLHGVQCAGHEASLSLCSTSLPKATGIMEDVGAVCRGEQHCTSHRHSSGQAGSL from the exons ATGGGGACCTGGGGCACCCTCTGTGCCTCCCGCTGGGATCTCTCGGATGCCCACGTTCTCTGTCGTCACCTCGGCTGTGGGTTTGCGGAGACCGTTCCTAAAGGAGGGCATTTTGGGAGAGGAACCGGCCCTGTATGGAGTGACTCATTCCACTGTGATGGGAGTGAAGCCCACCTGGATCAGTGCCCAGTGGCCGTCCTGGGGGCCTCCCTGTGCTCTCATGAGAACGATGCTGCTGTCATTTGCTCGG gccTTGCTCGTCCCATGTCCCTGCGGCTGGTGGGCGGAGGGAGCCGGTGTGACGGGCGCTTGGAGATCTTCTGGCACGGGACGTGGGGCAGAGTCCTGGATGATCACTGGGACCTGGAGGAAGCCAGAGTGGTGTGCCGGCAGCTGCACTGTGGAGAGGTGGAGGCAGCCTACATCCCACCGAGGGCCCAGCGAGGGATGGGCCCTGTGTGGCTGCACGGGGTGCAATGTGCAGGCCACGAGGCCAGCCTGAgcctctgcagcacctccctgccCAAGGCCACAGGCATCATGGAGGACGtgggggctgtgtgccggggtgagcagcactgcacatcgcacaggcacagcagcggACAGGCAGGCAGCCTCTGA
- the LOC107053766 gene encoding antigen WC1.1-like, whose translation SRRVRLVDGAGRCAGRVEIYYQGQWGTVCDDAWDTADADVVCRQLSCGWAVEAAGSARFGEGSGQIWLDGVNCSGTEAALWDCHVQAWGQHDCGHKEDAGVVCSEFMALRLENKDGCSGRLQVFYNGTWGIVCSNSMTPHTVPLVCKQLGCGDSGILEMSSRYDKLSGIAWLDHIECGKSNSSFWQCPSAPWDPQSCDDLRDETNITCSGRQPGRPLVAACPNSTSCTDREKIRAVGGKDRCSGRVEIWHHGSWGTVCDDSWDMHDAEVVCRQLGCGPAVSALAEAAFGEGTGLIWLEQVECKGTELSLQDCWARPGDSGVCRHKEDVGVHCLASPRMTAFPPQADFPSGHPTGRGRVSVPVVICIILGALLCLLLALLAGQVQSAKAQRRDSRRNEESFPEVVYEEIRCSYAWEKQTMFVHSDIAILPIGDPEDGYDDAKEVSEPENDPVSGQGHCEVPRTQEEGEEPRDAVRGVSLHSQRSTGGLGADGDTLSLFPRSMGYDDVEEVSLAHPHGDMSTVTLESQQKDP comes from the exons AGCCGGCGGGTCCGGCTGGTGGACGGGGCTGGGCGCTGTGCAGGGAGAGTGGAGATCTACTACCAGGGCCAATGGGGCACGGTCTGCGACGACGCCTGGGACACGGCCGACGCTGATGTTGTTTGCCGCCAGCTGAGCTGCGGGTGGGCTGTGGAGGCGGCCGGCTCCGCTCGGTTTGGCGAGGGCTCCGGGCAGATCTGGCTGGATGGTGTGAACTGCTCTGGGACTGAAGCTGCTCTCTGGGACTGTcatgtccaggcctggggacaGCATGACTGTGGGCACAAGGAGGACGCAGGAGTTGTCTGCTCAg AGTTCATGGCCCTGAGGCTGGAGAACAAAGATGGCTGCTCCGGGCGCCTGCAGGTTTTCTATAACGGAACATGGGGGATTGTTTGCTCCAACTCTATGACTCCTCACACAGTGCCATTGGTGTGcaagcagctgggctgtggggacaGTGGGATCCTGGAAATGAGTTCGCGCTACGATAAGCTTTCTGGCATTGCATGGCTGGATCACATCGAGTGTGGAAAGAGCAATAGCTCCTTCTGGCAGTGTCCTTCTGCACCCTGGGACCCACAGTCGTGTGATGATCTGCGAGATGAGACCAACATCACCTGCAGTG gGAGACAGCCAGGAAGGCCTCTGGTGGCAGCATGCCCTAACTCCACCAGTTGCACAG ACAGGGAGAAGATCCGTGCTGTGGGAGGCAAGGACAGATGCTCAGGCAGAGTGGAGATCTGGCACCACGGCTCCTGGGGGACAGTGTGTGATGACTCATGGGACATGCATGATGCTGAGGTGGTGTGCCGGCAGCTGGGCTGCGGCCCTGCAGTGTCTGCCCTGGCTGAGGCTGCATTTGGGGAGGGTACAGGACTCATCTGGCTGGAGCAAGTGGAGTGCAAAGGGACGGAGCTATCACTGCAGGACTGCTGGGCCCGGCCTGGAGACAGTGGTGTCTGCCGACATAAGGAAGATGTTGGAGTGCATTGCTTAG CTTCACCCAGGATGACAGCATTCCCCCCACAAGCAG ATTTCCCCTCAGGTCATCCAACTGGCAGAGGGAGAGTCTCTGTGCCTGTTGTCATTTGCATTATCCTGGGGGCTcttctctgcctgctcctggCCCTCCTGGCTGGGCAGGTGCAAAGTGCCAAGGCCCAGCGCAGAG ACTCCAGGAGAAATGAGGAGTCCTTCCCCGAGGTTGTGTATGAGGAGATCAGATGCAGCTATGCATGGGAGAAGCAGACAATGTTTGTTCACTCAG ACATTGCTATCCTGCCTATAGGTGATCCAGAAGATGGCTATGATGATGCTAAGGAGGTTTCTGAACCTGAGAATGATCCTGTCTCTGGGCAGGGTCACTGTGAGGTACCCAGGAcacaggaggagggagaggagcccaGGGATGCAGTCAGAG GGGTGAGTCTGCACTCCCAGAGAAGTACTGGAGGCCTTGGAGCAGATGGAGATACCTTGTCCTTGTTCCCGAGGAGCATGGGCTATGATGATGTTGAAGAGGTGTCTCTGGCACATCCCCATGGGGATATGAGCACTGTGACACTAGAGTCACAGCAAAAGGATCCGTGA
- the LSS gene encoding lanosterol synthase → MAADGVVRRRGGPWRTAAATALPSWRLRCEGGRQRWCYLDDGVEDEEAAGGRRAQTALEAHSVGLDTDALLRTLPAAGTAREAARNGMRFYATLQAEDGHWAGDYGGPLFLLPGLLIVCHTARIPLPDGFRREMVRYLRSVQLPDGGWGLHVEDKSTVFGTALNYVALRILGLGPDDPDIVRARVNLHSKGGAVGIPSWGKFWLAVLNVYSWEGMNTLLPEMWLLPTWFPAHPSRLWCHCRQVYLPMSYCYAKRLSAEEDELIRSLQQELYVQDYASIDWPAQRNNVAACDVYTPHSWLLGIAYAIMNVYEAHHSTYLRQRAITELYDHIKADDRFTKCISIGPISKTINMLVRWFVDGENSPAFQEHVSRIPDYLWLGLDGMKMQGTNGSQLWDTAFAVQAFLEAEAQKIPEFMSCLQNAHEFLRFTQIPENPPDYQKYYRHMNKGGFPFSTRDCGWIVADCTAEGLKSIMLLQEKCPFIANPVPAERLFDAVNVLLSMKNSDGGFATYETKRGGHLLELLNPSEVFGDIMIDYTYVECTSAVMQALRHFQDVYPEHRAPEIRETLQKGLDFCRKKQQADGSWEGSWGVCFTYGTWFGLEAFASMQHVYRDGVACREVARACQFLLSKQMTDGGWGEDFESCEQRTYVQSSTSQIHNTCWALLGLMAVRYPDTGVLERGIKLLIDKQLPNGDWPQENVAGVFNKSCAISYTAYRNVFPIWTLGRFSRLHPNSPLAEHLQSRPLAGVGKTPKTALSD, encoded by the exons ATGGCGGCGGACGG GGTggtgcggcggcgcggcggtcCGTGGCGCACGGCGGCAGCCACGGCGCTGCCCTCCTGGCGGCTGCGCTGCGAGGGCGGCCGGCAGCGCTGGTGCTACCTGGATGACGGCGTCGAGGACGAGGAGGCGGCCGGAGGGCGACGGGCGCAGACGGCGCTGGAGGCGCACAGCGTCGGCCTGGACACG GACGCGCTCCTGCGGACGCTGCCGGCCGCCGGAACGGCGCGGGAGGCCGCCCGCAACGGCATGCGTTTCTACGCCACGCTGCAGGCCGAGGACGGTCACTGGGCAGGCGATTACGGCGGGCCGCTCTTCCTGCTGCCAG GGCTGCTCATCGTCTGTCACACCGCCCGCATCCCGCTGCCCGACGGCTTCCGCAGGGAGATGGTGCGCTACCTGCGCTCCGTGCAGCTCCCGGACGGCGGCTGGGGCCT GCACGTGGAAGACAAATCGACGGTGTTTGGCACGGCGCTCAACTATGTTGCCCTGAGGATCCTGGGGCTTGGCCCAGATGACCCCGACATCGTGCGGGCCCGCGTCAACCTGCACAGCAAAG GAGGTGCTGTGGGGATCCCCTCTTGGGGGAAGTTTTGGCTGGCTGTCCTCAACGTCTACAGCTGGGAGGGGATGAACACGCTGCTCCCGGAGATGTG GCTGCTCCCTACGTGGTTCCCAGCCCATCCATCCAGGCTCTGGTGCCACTGCCGCCAGGTCTACCTCCCCATGAGCTACTGTTATGCCAAGCGTCTGTCAGCAGAAGAGGATGAACTCATCCGGAGCTTACAGCAG GAGCTGTACGTGCAAGACTATGCCAGCATCGACTGGCCAGCCCAGAGGAACAACGTGGCTGCCTGTGATGTCTACACCCCACACAGCTGGCTACTGGGAATCGCCTATG CCATCATGAATGTGTATGAAGCCCACCACAGCACCTACCTACGTCAGCGAGCCATCACGGAGCTGTATGACCACATCAAAGCTGATGACAGATTCACCAAGTGTATCAGCATTGGTCCG ATTTCCAAGACCATCAACATGTTGGTTCGCTGGTTTGTGGATGGGGAGAATTCACCAGCTTTTCAGGAGCATGTTTCCAGGATCCCTGACTATCTCTG GCTGGGCCTTGATGGCATGAAGATGCAG ggTACGAATGGATCCCAGCTCTGGGACACTGCCTTTGCCGTCCAGGCATTCTTGGAG GCAGAAGCCCAGAAGATACCTGAATTCATGTCCTGCCTTCAGAACGCCCATGAGTTTCTTAGGTTCACCCAG ATCCCAGAGAATCCACCTGACTACCAGAAATATTACCGCCATATGAACAAG GGTGGCTTTCCCTTTAGCACACGGGACTGTGGCTGGATTGTGGCAGACTGCACAGCAGAGGGACTGAAGTCAATtatgctgctgcaggagaagtgTCCCTTCATAGCCAACCCTGTCCCAGCTGAGCGCCTCTTTGATGCTGTGAATGTG TTACTGAGCATGAAGAACTCAGATGGAGGCTTTGCCACATATGAAACCAAGAGAGGAGGCCActtgctggagctgctgaacCCCTCGGAAGTGTTTG gtgacaTCATGATTGACTACACCTATGTTGAATGCACATCAGCTGTCATGCAGGCACTGAGACACTTCCAAGATGTGTATCCTGAGCACAGAGCCCCAGAAATCAG AGAGACTCTGCAGAAGGGCCTGGACTTCTGCCGCAAGAAGCAACAAGCTGATGGATCATGGGAAGG GAGCTGGGGAGTTTGCTTCACGTATGGAACCTGGTTTGGTCTGGAGGCATTTGCCAGTATGCAGCATGTGTACCGTGACGG ggTGGCATGCAGAGAAGTGGCCCGAGCCTGCCAGTTCCTGCTCTCCAAGCAGATGACAGATGGCGGATGGGGAGAGGACTTTGAATCATGTGAGCAACGCACGTATGTGCAGAGTTCCACATCACAGATCCACAACACGTGTTGGGCCCTGCTGGGGCTCATGGCTGTCAG GTACCCTGACACTGGTGTGCTGGAAAGGGGCATCAAACTGTTGATTGATAAGCAGCTGCCCAATGGTGACTGGCCTCAG GAGAACGTTGCTGGGGTGTTCAACAAATCATGTGCCATCAGTTACACTGCCTACCGCAATGTCTTCCCCATCTGGACACTTGGACGTTTCTCTCGGCTGCATCCCAACAGCCCTCTTGCTGAGCACCTGCAATCCAGACCCTTGGCTGGGGTGGGGAAGACCCCAAAGACAGCATTGTCTGATTGA